The genomic stretch CAGGGGCCCAAGGCTGCGGTAGTGTTCCCAGACGAGCCAGGCACCGAGAGCGAGGGCAACGAAGGGGACGATCCAGACAGTGCTCCAGCGCCGGCTTCTTTTGATCGTGGCGCGAGGTTCGGAGGTGGTGGTGGAATTGGAAGCGGGGTCACTCATTTGTCGGAAGGGAAGGAAGAGATGAGGAAGGGTTCGGTTTTTCGTGGTGCCGGTCCCAGATGAGTCTTGGATCGAAGCTCATGGCGGAGAACATGGTGAGGATGACGACGGCGGAGAAGCACAGGGCGGCGGGGCCCGGGGTAATGGTCATGATGGCGCCGAGTTGAACGAGGCAAACGAGGATGGCGACGACAAAGACATCGACCATGGACCAGCGTCCAAGGAGTTCGGTGATGTGATAAAGGCGGGAGAGGGATCGTGGGGCGGTCTGGGAGCGACCGCGGGCGGCGAGGCAGAGCCAGACGAGGGCGATGACTTTAAGGAGGGGGATGAGGACGCTGGCGGTGAAGATGACGATGGCGACGGGATAGGACTTCATTTCCCAAAAGCGCACAACGCCGGAGAGGATGGTGTTTTTTTCGGCCCCACCGATGCCTTGCACGGTCATGATCGGCATGGTGTTGGCGGGAATGTAAAGGATGACGGCGGCGATGAGAAAGGCCCAGGTGCGTTCAAGGCTCTGGGGCTTGCGCAGGTGGAGGGGGGTGTCGCAGCGGGGGCAATGGCCAACCGTCACGGGGCTTACCTTGCCGCAGACGTGGCAGGAGGCGAGGCCTTGGGAGGCGGCACTGATGGGGGATGGGGAGGGATTCGGTTCTGGAGTCATGCGCGGGGGGGGGGTGCTGGCTCGGGAATTTCTGCGGGGGGAAGGCGGCTGATTTCGAGTCGGTCCCAAAGTTCGAGCCTGTCGATCCCTCCAATGGCGGCGGCGCTGCAGAGGACGAGGCCGATGAGGGACCAGAGTCCGGTGCCGAATTCGAGGTCGGCGAGTTTGCCGAGTTTGAGGAGACTGACCACCAACCCGAGCAGGAAGACTTCGAGCATGCTCCAAGGTTCCATTTTTTGGAACCAGCGGGCGGCGACGATGGCACCTGGGAGGGAGATGCCGTAACGGAGTGGAGCGGCAACGTAGAGGAGCCCGCCAACGAGGATGAGCGGGGCGATGATGGTGAAAAAGACGACGGCGGCGGCGAGCAGGGGGTTGTTTTGTTGGGCG from Phragmitibacter flavus encodes the following:
- a CDS encoding paraquat-inducible protein A, whose product is MTPEPNPSPSPISAASQGLASCHVCGKVSPVTVGHCPRCDTPLHLRKPQSLERTWAFLIAAVILYIPANTMPIMTVQGIGGAEKNTILSGVVRFWEMKSYPVAIVIFTASVLIPLLKVIALVWLCLAARGRSQTAPRSLSRLYHITELLGRWSMVDVFVVAILVCLVQLGAIMTITPGPAALCFSAVVILTMFSAMSFDPRLIWDRHHEKPNPSSSLPSLPTNE
- a CDS encoding paraquat-inducible protein A, producing MNRHHPWLSWPQISSEPMQVACHFCDTLQTAPRLRDGDGAYCCSCGERLFRNRPRSLAHATGYSLAALFFMGISHAFPFLIMTSGNVTTRLTLVQSASELAQQNNPLLAAAVVFFTIIAPLILVGGLLYVAAPLRYGISLPGAIVAARWFQKMEPWSMLEVFLLGLVVSLLKLGKLADLEFGTGLWSLIGLVLCSAAAIGGIDRLELWDRLEISRLPPAEIPEPAPPPRA